From Methylovorus glucosotrophus:
GCAAGTTACGAATTTACTTCGCAACTGTTTTTTGATGACAGGCTGAGCGATGCTGTTTTTCAGCATGCGCCATACAAACGGCCCAAGCCACGCGACACGCGCAATACGCGTGACATACATTATGGCAAAGATGGCAACCAGCTACTGTTGTCGCCGATAGAAAAGGCAGATGGCTATCATGCCAACATCACTGTGGCTCTGGACTTGAGCGATGACAAGGTCGGCGCTCCCGATGGGTTCAGCATGCCACTGGGCCCGGATGGTCGTCCTATGCCGCCTCCGCCCGGGCTGCGGCCACCGCAGCGAGGATAATCAGCCCGCCCCCCAGCCACTCGTTCCATTGCATGGTTTCGCCAGCCCAGTAATACGACGCCACCGCGGCCACTACCAGTTCAAACAGGAAAAGCACGGACGCCCGGGTAACGGGTATATGGGTGATGCCATATTGCACAAACAGGGTCGCCGCCATCAGCAACAGCGAAATCAGGCCCATGATCAGCCAGCTAGTGAGACTGAAAGTCGCGGGTGTCGGGAATGCCAGAGGCTGAAACGGCAGAAACACCAGACACATGCCGATCACCCCCACCCATACCGCCATCGACTTGGCGACGATGCTCAAATGCGCCGACTTGCGCGTAATGACATTGGTCAGCGCGAAGCCAATACCGGAAGACAGCCCCAGCCAGTCAGCGCGACTACTCGGCAGCGGCCATTCTCCAGGCTGCCAGAGCATGATGAATGCACCGGTCAGCGATACTGCTATCACCGCCAACCGCTTGGCATCCACCCGCTCCTTCAACCAGAAATGCGCCAGAATCAACGTCCACAATGGGGAAAGATAAAACAGCAGCATGACGCGCATCACTTCGCCATCAATGACCGCCAATACATAACTCAGATTGGTCCAGCCTGCGACCAGGCACAACCAGAAAATACTGGCAGGCTGCTTGAACAGCCCGCGCCAGTGCCGTCCGAACAAGAGTGC
This genomic window contains:
- a CDS encoding DMT family transporter — translated: MVSQKTTQTIASAGLLFGALCWGVVWYPYRLMQEAGVSGVASSFYTYSLTVFLAALLFGRHWRGLFKQPASIFWLCLVAGWTNLSYVLAVIDGEVMRVMLLFYLSPLWTLILAHFWLKERVDAKRLAVIAVSLTGAFIMLWQPGEWPLPSSRADWLGLSSGIGFALTNVITRKSAHLSIVAKSMAVWVGVIGMCLVFLPFQPLAFPTPATFSLTSWLIMGLISLLLMAATLFVQYGITHIPVTRASVLFLFELVVAAVASYYWAGETMQWNEWLGGGLIILAAVAAARAEAA